In Brevibacillus brevis NBRC 100599, a single genomic region encodes these proteins:
- a CDS encoding TIGR00730 family Rossman fold protein: protein MKRICVYAGSNPGVNPLFERYAQELGKELVSRGLELVYGGSSMGLMGRVANAVLEGDGKAIGVMPTGLFRGEIVHKGLTELHEVLTMHERKAKMIDLSDGFIALPGGLGTFEEIFEVVSWGQIGIHQKPIGLLNVDGYYTPLMQMVEHATEAGFIPAMQGELILCESDPAVLLDRMREYTPPVKVNKWSELDK, encoded by the coding sequence ATGAAACGTATTTGTGTTTATGCAGGTTCCAATCCTGGTGTAAATCCACTTTTTGAGCGTTACGCCCAGGAGTTGGGTAAAGAACTGGTCTCTCGTGGTCTTGAATTGGTCTATGGTGGCTCTAGCATGGGACTGATGGGGCGCGTTGCAAATGCAGTACTGGAAGGCGATGGAAAAGCGATCGGCGTCATGCCTACAGGACTGTTCCGCGGAGAAATCGTACATAAAGGGCTGACAGAATTGCATGAAGTCCTGACGATGCACGAGCGCAAAGCGAAAATGATCGATCTGTCTGATGGCTTCATTGCTTTGCCAGGCGGATTGGGTACCTTTGAAGAGATTTTTGAAGTGGTGAGCTGGGGGCAAATTGGTATTCACCAAAAGCCAATCGGATTGTTGAACGTGGATGGTTACTATACGCCGTTGATGCAAATGGTAGAGCATGCGACTGAAGCCGGATTTATTCCTGCTATGCAGGGCGAATTGATCCTGTGTGAGAGTGATCCTGCTGTTTTGCTAGATCGGATGAGAGAGTACACACCACCAGTGAAAGTAAACAAGTGGTCAGAGTTGGATAAATAA
- a CDS encoding MazG nucleotide pyrophosphohydrolase domain-containing protein has protein sequence MNITEFQKWVGDFYQERGWTGYGPFIRVGFLMEEAGELARAVRAIEIGRDRPDEGEKPAAEARQELVEELGDVLGNLILLANQYEVPFEEILDAHRAKLQKRYQLHR, from the coding sequence ATGAATATAACTGAGTTCCAAAAATGGGTTGGAGATTTTTATCAAGAACGAGGTTGGACTGGGTACGGTCCGTTTATTCGTGTAGGTTTTCTGATGGAAGAGGCTGGCGAGCTGGCAAGAGCTGTACGCGCCATTGAAATCGGTCGAGATCGTCCTGATGAAGGGGAAAAGCCCGCAGCGGAAGCACGACAGGAGCTGGTGGAAGAGCTAGGCGATGTACTTGGGAATTTAATCTTGCTGGCAAACCAATACGAGGTTCCTTTTGAGGAAATTTTGGACGCACATCGAGCGAAGCTGCAAAAGCGCTATCAGCTCCATCGTTGA
- a CDS encoding aspartate aminotransferase family protein has translation MEQGQVTKDFDKESLLDADRSHMWHHMSPYNPNPMIVTEASGSWITDIDGNRYLDGMSGLWCVNVGYGRQELADAAYEQLKQLAYFPLTQSHVPAIRLSEKISEWLGEEYRVFFSNSGSEANEVAFKIARQYHHQNGEPGRYKFISRHRAYHGNTMGALAATGQSIRKEKYEPLAPGFLHVPPPYCYRCPAGKSYGKCNLECAQYYDQVINWEGEKTVAAVIMEPTITGGGVLVPSPEYMPKVREICDKYGVLMIVDEVICGFGRSGQKFGHQNFGIKPDIVTMAKGITSAYLPLSATAVRAEIADKFNEQGNNLHFRHVNTFGGNPAACALALKNLEILEEEKLVERAEELGAELRAKLAFLADHPYVGDIRSFGFLMGIEMVEDRNTKEPAAPAKLTQVITECKKRGLIIGRNGDTIPSFNNVLTLSPPFTTTSDDIDFISQVMKEAFDTLA, from the coding sequence ATGGAGCAAGGACAGGTGACGAAAGATTTTGATAAAGAAAGCTTGCTGGATGCAGACCGTTCGCATATGTGGCACCATATGTCCCCCTACAACCCAAATCCGATGATCGTAACGGAAGCGAGCGGATCGTGGATCACCGATATCGATGGGAATCGATACCTGGATGGGATGTCTGGCTTGTGGTGCGTCAACGTTGGCTATGGCCGACAGGAGCTTGCAGACGCCGCTTACGAGCAGTTGAAGCAATTGGCCTATTTTCCACTCACACAAAGCCATGTCCCTGCTATTCGTCTATCCGAGAAGATCAGCGAATGGCTTGGGGAGGAGTATCGCGTATTTTTTTCCAACAGCGGCTCGGAAGCGAACGAAGTCGCATTCAAGATTGCCCGTCAATATCATCACCAGAACGGGGAGCCTGGCCGCTACAAATTCATTTCGCGCCATCGCGCTTACCACGGGAATACGATGGGGGCTCTCGCTGCAACTGGTCAATCCATACGCAAGGAAAAATACGAGCCTTTAGCGCCTGGCTTCCTTCATGTGCCACCGCCTTACTGCTATCGCTGTCCGGCTGGAAAATCGTACGGCAAATGCAATCTGGAGTGCGCCCAATATTACGATCAAGTGATCAATTGGGAAGGCGAGAAGACAGTGGCTGCTGTCATCATGGAGCCGACCATTACTGGGGGAGGCGTCCTCGTTCCTTCGCCGGAATACATGCCAAAAGTTCGGGAAATCTGCGATAAGTACGGTGTGTTGATGATCGTGGATGAGGTCATCTGCGGATTTGGTCGCTCCGGTCAAAAATTCGGGCACCAAAATTTCGGAATCAAGCCAGACATCGTGACTATGGCCAAAGGTATTACGAGCGCCTACTTGCCACTTTCCGCAACGGCTGTGCGGGCAGAAATCGCAGACAAATTCAATGAGCAGGGGAATAATCTGCATTTCCGTCATGTCAATACATTCGGCGGCAATCCGGCAGCATGTGCACTTGCCCTGAAAAATCTCGAAATTTTAGAAGAGGAAAAACTGGTGGAGAGAGCCGAGGAACTCGGTGCAGAATTGCGTGCCAAGCTGGCGTTTCTCGCAGATCATCCATACGTTGGAGACATTCGCAGCTTCGGCTTCCTGATGGGGATCGAGATGGTAGAGGATCGTAATACGAAGGAGCCTGCGGCACCAGCGAAATTGACGCAGGTGATTACCGAGTGCAAGAAGCGGGGGTTAATCATCGGGCGCAATGGCGACACCATCCCGAGCTTCAACAATGTGCTAACACTCTCGCCACCGTTTACCACGACGAGTGATGATATCGATTTTATTTCGCAGGTGATGAAGGAAGCCTTTGATACATTGGCTTAG
- a CDS encoding CoA-acylating methylmalonate-semialdehyde dehydrogenase, with amino-acid sequence MNTAIVGNPLKNYIGGQWVDSLTTRFEDVPNPATGELLSRVPLSTREDVDKAVAAAKEAFVSWSATPVVDRARIMFRFHSLLVKHEDELARMITMENGKNLPEAQAELLRGLEMVEFACGMPTLMMGETLPNIANSIDSQVIRFPLGVVGGITPFNFPVMVPMWMYPIAITAGNTFILKPSERTPLSSIRIAELLKEAGLPDGVFNVVNGAHDVVNGLLEHPDVKAISFVGSQPVAEYVYKTAATNGKRVQALAGAKNHHLVMPDTDLKRAAKTITSSAFGCAGERCMAASAVVAVEEIADELIAHLIEEANALAMGNGLEEGIDLGPVIRDSHLSKVHDYIEKGVASGAALVRDGREEAQKLPDGYFLGPTIFDKADAEMVIVRDEIFAPVLSVMRVKDFEEGLETISRSRFGNGATIYTNNGKWGREFVQQVEAGMVGVNVGVPAPMGFFAFSGWKQSFYGDLHANGKDGVLFFTKKKTVTSRWFEDGDTSIGSQKVFVK; translated from the coding sequence ATGAACACAGCTATCGTTGGAAATCCGTTGAAAAACTACATCGGGGGCCAGTGGGTAGATTCACTGACGACACGTTTTGAGGATGTACCGAATCCGGCAACAGGAGAATTGTTGTCACGCGTACCACTGTCGACGAGAGAAGATGTGGACAAGGCTGTTGCTGCTGCAAAGGAAGCATTTGTGAGCTGGAGTGCTACCCCTGTCGTGGATCGCGCGCGCATTATGTTTCGTTTTCATAGTCTTCTCGTCAAGCACGAGGATGAACTGGCCCGGATGATCACCATGGAGAACGGCAAAAATCTCCCTGAGGCACAAGCAGAGCTATTGCGTGGGCTGGAAATGGTAGAGTTCGCTTGTGGGATGCCGACGCTGATGATGGGAGAAACATTGCCTAATATCGCAAACAGCATCGACAGTCAGGTGATCCGCTTTCCATTGGGGGTAGTCGGCGGGATTACACCGTTTAACTTCCCTGTGATGGTCCCGATGTGGATGTACCCGATTGCGATTACCGCAGGAAATACGTTTATCCTGAAGCCTTCGGAGCGAACGCCGCTGTCTTCGATTCGAATTGCCGAACTGCTAAAGGAAGCAGGGCTGCCAGACGGTGTATTCAATGTGGTAAACGGAGCGCATGATGTCGTCAATGGTCTGTTGGAGCATCCGGACGTAAAAGCGATCTCATTTGTCGGCTCGCAACCGGTTGCAGAATACGTGTACAAGACAGCAGCGACGAACGGGAAGCGCGTGCAAGCATTGGCAGGGGCGAAAAATCATCATTTGGTCATGCCAGACACGGATTTGAAGCGGGCGGCAAAAACAATTACGAGCTCCGCATTCGGCTGTGCAGGAGAGCGGTGTATGGCAGCCAGCGCTGTAGTAGCTGTCGAGGAGATTGCCGACGAGCTGATCGCGCATCTGATCGAGGAAGCGAATGCTCTCGCGATGGGGAATGGTTTGGAGGAGGGCATCGACCTCGGTCCTGTCATCCGTGATTCGCACTTGTCTAAAGTACATGACTATATCGAAAAAGGTGTCGCGTCTGGTGCCGCTCTGGTTCGCGATGGTCGTGAGGAAGCGCAAAAGTTGCCGGATGGCTACTTCCTCGGGCCAACGATTTTTGACAAGGCAGATGCCGAAATGGTCATTGTCCGCGACGAGATTTTCGCGCCTGTCTTGAGTGTCATGCGTGTAAAGGACTTTGAAGAGGGCTTGGAGACGATCAGTCGCTCCCGTTTTGGCAATGGCGCGACCATCTATACGAACAACGGAAAATGGGGAAGAGAATTCGTTCAACAAGTGGAAGCGGGGATGGTCGGTGTCAATGTAGGGGTGCCTGCTCCGATGGGCTTCTTTGCTTTCTCGGGCTGGAAACAGTCCTTTTACGGTGATTTGCATGCAAATGGAAAAGATGGGGTTCTCTTTTTCACGAAGAAAAAAACGGTCACATCCAGATGGTTCGAAGATGGCGATACCAGCATAGGCTCGCAAAAAGTTTTTGTAAAATAA
- a CDS encoding PucR family transcriptional regulator produces MSNDLRLTIAEIIKRPLFQHAQVVAGHRGLSRPVRWVHVLETADTGQFLNGGELILSTGLGFGEEKEKRLAYLTELIRRKAVGLCIELGRYIPSIPEDMLELANHHQFPLLVFQRPVRFVDITQDLHEHLIHAQMQALRNLEAYSRSLQQLSLQAAGILKLLQHFQVAVQTQVFYYAPDGSTQFAPVVPHDVAVEMSDLMRSHFSELDSSEAGVRFLSLSTTRQLAYQPVMAMGHVLAYVGIVLYERSPDEYLLLTLDNTVSAMAQILMRKMFVEEQALATENRLFDDLIANRSIPEEQMRSLLGITGNSKATGYHMIILSFEKPKNLAEDSLPPHDLTAIFRSLLTRHHFRPFIRCMGHRFYFLLIEQRPLADSRRTLEKAFREVKRIMTQMLGADVPIRMGVSRAGKRLSDAGRHLAEAEQALAFCQESSSPFFADLGLFRLLFHVPSEPVLKTFISDYLGPLLAHDQAHGSSLVHTLRVYLDSNLSKQEAAEKLFIHRQTLYHRLEKIEEILGEDYTATQNRICLEIAMRAQEWLSKEEQH; encoded by the coding sequence ATGAGCAACGATTTGCGTCTGACCATTGCAGAAATCATCAAGCGTCCTTTGTTTCAACATGCCCAAGTGGTGGCGGGGCATCGTGGTCTGTCCCGTCCTGTTCGCTGGGTTCACGTCTTGGAGACTGCTGATACGGGACAGTTTTTAAATGGCGGTGAGCTGATCCTGTCAACCGGACTAGGATTTGGCGAAGAAAAGGAAAAGCGACTTGCCTATTTAACAGAGCTGATTCGGCGAAAAGCAGTCGGGCTGTGCATCGAGCTGGGACGTTACATCCCGTCCATCCCTGAAGATATGCTCGAGCTGGCGAACCACCACCAGTTTCCGTTGCTCGTCTTTCAACGGCCTGTCCGCTTTGTGGACATCACGCAAGATTTGCACGAGCATTTGATCCATGCGCAGATGCAAGCACTCCGCAATCTCGAAGCCTACTCTCGCAGTTTGCAACAGCTCAGCCTGCAGGCAGCGGGCATACTCAAGCTATTGCAGCATTTTCAGGTGGCGGTTCAGACGCAGGTCTTCTATTACGCCCCAGATGGCTCGACACAATTTGCTCCGGTGGTTCCGCATGATGTTGCAGTGGAAATGAGCGATTTAATGCGGTCCCATTTTTCCGAACTGGATAGTAGTGAAGCTGGCGTCCGCTTTCTTTCTCTATCTACGACCAGGCAGCTTGCCTATCAACCCGTGATGGCAATGGGGCACGTGCTCGCTTATGTCGGCATTGTTTTGTATGAACGCAGTCCAGATGAGTATTTGCTCTTGACCTTAGACAATACGGTCAGTGCGATGGCCCAAATTTTAATGCGGAAAATGTTTGTGGAGGAACAGGCACTTGCTACGGAAAACCGTCTGTTTGATGATTTGATTGCCAATCGCTCCATACCAGAGGAACAAATGCGTTCCTTGCTCGGTATCACAGGCAACAGTAAAGCAACTGGCTATCACATGATTATTTTATCGTTTGAGAAGCCGAAGAACCTGGCCGAGGATTCCCTTCCACCGCACGATCTGACGGCTATCTTCCGTTCACTATTGACTCGTCATCACTTTCGTCCTTTCATACGCTGCATGGGCCATCGGTTTTACTTTTTGCTGATCGAACAACGACCGCTTGCAGATTCCCGTCGCACCCTGGAAAAAGCCTTTCGCGAGGTCAAAAGGATCATGACGCAAATGCTAGGCGCGGATGTTCCCATACGAATGGGCGTCAGTCGAGCCGGAAAACGGTTGTCAGACGCTGGGCGGCACCTCGCGGAGGCGGAACAGGCACTGGCTTTTTGTCAGGAATCATCCAGTCCGTTTTTCGCTGATCTAGGATTGTTCCGACTCCTGTTCCACGTACCTAGTGAGCCTGTGCTAAAGACCTTCATCAGCGATTACCTCGGCCCGCTGTTAGCCCATGACCAAGCACATGGCTCCTCGCTCGTTCATACGCTGCGTGTCTATTTGGATAGTAACCTGTCCAAGCAGGAAGCTGCGGAAAAACTGTTCATTCATCGTCAAACGCTCTATCATCGCTTGGAAAAAATCGAAGAAATTCTCGGTGAGGATTACACGGCAACCCAAAACAGAATTTGCCTGGAAATCGCCATGCGTGCACAGGAGTGGTTAAGCAAAGAAGAACAACACTAA
- a CDS encoding S8 family serine peptidase: MFGLRKKWQAALCTTLVLTLSLEGIPADAKQEGERRGNIQIEADKGLALDKLSSKKRESELVVIQLSGPVREEWKEELENLGVTLGDYIPDYAFIAKLENEQVRKEVEELSFVEEVMAYTPKSKVSSELRFEGGNRERVEVAVIGFNQRVDMYRTMTKMTEDQDIRDIQTPEDAPHISIAKMDQETIEQVIESDDVIAVVPVPENKLHNDVAATIIHSDKLASTGYTGKGQIVGGADTGLDTGKLQTMHPDFKGQIEKLISLGRPNDASDVHGHGTHVAGSIVGTGAASNGQYKGTAPGAKVVFHSIENAKGKLETDVETILQEAYEEGARIHSNSWGANDKGEYSLSSLLFDRFLWEHPDMTVLVAAGNEGEKGYKTIGSPATAKNVIAVGATENVRPNLGKNSDKADDVWVSSSRGLTGDGRLKPDIVAPGTAILSTRSSLAPSKNFYKRFNEQYAYMNGTSMATPILAGGVAQIREFLQEEGEKNPSGALVKAMLLTSADNLDEDMREQGFGRANLANAIETSYKDEKDGIRTREKVTYKVKVSDDSKPLAITLAWTDYPAAIVAKRALVNDLNLKVTTPSGEKLNGNDFFEAPYNDEVDNLNNVEQVWITEPEQGTYTVTVEGYNIPKGPQPYALATTGKWQKADEEGEEEEKEKPPVEQKPFRTGKLTKKQKYMDYSIRVNKPGDLELSVDWNEDADVDLYVYNSRSKELASATTSSNPEQLTVNIEQTGLYKIRVVLTEGKEANYRMYMNKPGK, translated from the coding sequence GTGTTTGGTTTGCGAAAAAAATGGCAGGCAGCTTTATGCACGACACTTGTTCTGACACTTTCTCTGGAGGGCATTCCGGCGGATGCCAAGCAAGAGGGAGAGCGTCGGGGCAACATCCAGATCGAAGCGGATAAGGGTCTTGCATTGGACAAGCTTTCGTCGAAGAAGAGAGAGTCTGAGCTCGTCGTTATTCAGTTATCTGGTCCTGTTCGTGAGGAGTGGAAAGAAGAACTGGAAAATCTCGGCGTCACGCTTGGTGATTACATACCGGATTATGCATTCATCGCAAAATTGGAAAATGAACAGGTAAGAAAGGAAGTCGAGGAGCTGTCCTTTGTCGAAGAGGTTATGGCTTATACGCCGAAGTCAAAGGTATCGTCCGAGCTTCGCTTTGAAGGAGGCAACAGAGAGCGGGTCGAGGTTGCCGTCATCGGTTTCAATCAACGGGTGGACATGTATCGAACGATGACGAAAATGACGGAGGATCAAGATATACGAGATATTCAAACACCAGAGGATGCTCCGCATATTTCAATCGCTAAGATGGATCAGGAAACGATTGAACAAGTGATCGAATCAGATGATGTCATTGCGGTTGTCCCCGTGCCAGAAAACAAGTTGCACAATGATGTGGCAGCTACCATCATTCATTCGGACAAGCTGGCCTCGACAGGGTACACAGGCAAGGGACAAATTGTCGGAGGCGCTGATACCGGACTTGATACAGGAAAGCTCCAAACGATGCATCCAGATTTTAAAGGCCAAATTGAGAAACTCATTTCACTTGGCCGACCGAATGATGCGAGTGATGTCCACGGTCATGGTACGCATGTAGCCGGCTCCATTGTAGGCACAGGAGCAGCATCAAATGGACAGTATAAAGGAACGGCACCAGGTGCCAAGGTCGTATTTCATTCCATAGAGAATGCGAAAGGAAAGCTCGAAACGGATGTCGAGACCATTTTGCAGGAAGCATACGAAGAGGGAGCCCGCATTCACTCCAATTCATGGGGGGCGAATGATAAGGGAGAGTACAGCCTGTCATCGCTACTGTTTGATCGCTTTTTATGGGAGCATCCAGATATGACGGTGCTTGTTGCGGCTGGAAACGAAGGCGAGAAGGGTTATAAAACGATTGGGAGCCCAGCCACGGCTAAAAACGTCATTGCCGTTGGCGCTACGGAAAATGTTCGTCCCAACTTGGGGAAGAACTCCGATAAAGCGGACGACGTGTGGGTATCGAGTAGTCGTGGATTAACAGGCGACGGGCGTTTGAAACCGGATATTGTCGCGCCCGGTACAGCGATCTTGTCCACGCGGTCTTCACTGGCACCGAGCAAAAATTTCTACAAGCGTTTTAACGAACAGTACGCGTATATGAACGGCACGAGCATGGCTACGCCAATTTTAGCGGGCGGTGTGGCACAAATCCGGGAATTTTTGCAGGAAGAAGGGGAAAAAAACCCGAGTGGTGCATTAGTAAAAGCCATGCTGTTGACGAGTGCAGACAACTTGGATGAAGATATGCGAGAGCAAGGCTTCGGACGAGCCAATCTGGCAAATGCGATTGAAACGAGCTACAAGGACGAGAAGGACGGCATTCGCACGCGTGAAAAAGTTACGTATAAGGTCAAGGTCTCAGATGATTCCAAGCCGTTAGCAATTACGCTTGCGTGGACGGATTATCCCGCTGCCATTGTCGCAAAGCGTGCACTCGTCAACGATTTGAATCTGAAAGTGACGACACCGAGTGGAGAAAAGCTGAACGGCAACGACTTTTTTGAGGCACCGTACAACGACGAAGTGGACAACCTCAACAACGTCGAGCAAGTATGGATTACCGAGCCGGAACAGGGAACCTACACCGTGACGGTCGAAGGTTATAACATCCCGAAAGGACCTCAGCCGTATGCGCTCGCAACTACGGGAAAATGGCAAAAGGCCGATGAAGAGGGAGAGGAAGAGGAAAAGGAAAAGCCACCGGTTGAACAGAAGCCTTTCCGAACAGGAAAGCTGACGAAGAAGCAGAAATACATGGATTATTCCATTCGTGTCAATAAGCCTGGGGATTTGGAATTGTCCGTAGACTGGAATGAGGATGCAGATGTCGATTTGTACGTGTATAACAGTCGTTCAAAAGAGCTTGCTTCTGCCACAACGTCCAGCAATCCTGAGCAACTAACGGTGAATATCGAACAAACTGGTCTGTACAAAATCCGGGTTGTGCTAACGGAAGGCAAAGAAGCGAATTATCGCATGTATATGAATAAGCCGGGAAAATAA
- a CDS encoding AAA family ATPase has translation MQHQEERDPRVLIAGISENPSSIQSLTEGECLTFLQMLEQQRLEHPDEELDLAEAMVLTRMSALRMHKTGGHTLAAEWVDRALQLAPDYRYAREVKLELYFSQLRSHVFLTEFKSVRETDNVVMRRRTVEVLAEQATNELAEITKWRALAEETLLAAQQWNDSEAEATAAGLVLLYTERQNLLVQLQERVQAYGASLSGVFYSSEMLVQLQETIRALTNQQDQKENLLPQRNERIEDREKAPQQDLSALEQLEQLIGLDEIKQRVRQLAQFLQYRQLREEKGWHMKDQLPLHLVLMGNPGTGKTTLARLIAKLYQELGLLAKGQLIEVDRSQLVGAYVGQTEQRVMDAIKQADGGVLFIDEAYSLKRPDSSGSDYGQVAIDTLVSAMTSGEYAGRFVVMLAGYPEEMRHFLYANPGLNSRFPETGHFLLPDYQADELVQIAEEVAGRNDFTLTEAAKITLGQRIEKAQVDETFGNARAVTNIVLDAIFAKGRETDGKELKWDDFTILKPEDVRGFDPPQTERNAEARLQALIGLAQVKTELKKIAAYVSVQQEREARGLPKSPIELHAVFTGNPGTGKTTVAQLYAKILQEIGYLKRGHLVTASRADLVAGYVGQTAALTRRKVREALGGVLFIDEAYSLLGGGERDFGQEAVDTLVEEMTKHEENLVVVLAGYPLEMNTLMMSNPGLLSRFKKYIAFPDYTVKELVHILEQAACEVGYAIEKTVLEKISQSLEKAVSDHRLNGNGRFSHNLLQEAIQNQAVRLMDIPKQEWNQEMLMQLAWADFQPLLQWTVEENGAKN, from the coding sequence ATGCAGCATCAAGAAGAACGGGACCCGAGGGTACTGATTGCAGGTATTAGCGAAAATCCGTCTAGCATCCAGTCATTAACCGAAGGCGAATGCCTTACATTCCTGCAAATGCTCGAACAGCAACGCCTCGAACATCCAGACGAAGAGCTTGATTTGGCTGAGGCGATGGTGCTGACGCGGATGTCTGCTTTGCGAATGCATAAAACAGGAGGCCATACACTTGCAGCTGAATGGGTCGATCGTGCGCTTCAACTAGCCCCTGATTATCGCTACGCGAGAGAGGTTAAGCTCGAGTTGTATTTTTCTCAGTTGCGATCGCATGTCTTTCTCACTGAATTCAAATCTGTGCGTGAAACAGATAATGTCGTCATGCGCAGGAGAACAGTTGAAGTGCTGGCGGAGCAAGCAACCAATGAGCTGGCGGAAATCACGAAGTGGCGCGCTCTTGCGGAGGAGACGCTACTGGCAGCGCAACAGTGGAACGATTCGGAGGCGGAAGCTACGGCTGCTGGCCTCGTGCTGTTATACACAGAACGACAAAATTTATTAGTACAATTGCAAGAACGTGTTCAAGCGTATGGAGCGTCTTTATCCGGGGTCTTTTACTCGAGTGAAATGCTTGTCCAATTGCAAGAAACGATTCGCGCTTTAACGAACCAGCAAGACCAGAAAGAAAACCTTCTGCCGCAAAGGAACGAAAGGATAGAAGATCGCGAAAAAGCGCCTCAGCAAGATTTGAGTGCGTTAGAGCAATTGGAGCAGTTGATCGGCTTGGACGAGATCAAACAGCGGGTTCGGCAGTTGGCGCAATTTCTGCAATATCGCCAGCTGCGTGAAGAAAAGGGCTGGCATATGAAAGACCAGCTCCCCTTACATCTCGTACTGATGGGGAACCCAGGCACGGGGAAGACGACTTTGGCTCGCTTGATCGCCAAGCTGTATCAAGAGCTCGGGTTGTTGGCAAAAGGACAGCTCATCGAGGTAGATCGTTCTCAGTTGGTCGGGGCTTACGTGGGACAGACAGAGCAGCGCGTCATGGATGCGATCAAGCAGGCAGACGGCGGCGTTCTGTTTATCGATGAGGCATACAGCTTGAAGCGCCCGGATAGCTCTGGCAGTGATTACGGACAAGTGGCGATTGACACCCTTGTATCTGCTATGACAAGCGGCGAGTATGCAGGACGCTTCGTCGTAATGCTGGCGGGCTATCCGGAAGAAATGCGTCATTTTTTGTACGCCAATCCTGGACTAAATAGCCGTTTTCCAGAGACGGGCCACTTTTTGCTGCCGGACTATCAGGCGGACGAACTGGTACAAATCGCAGAGGAAGTAGCCGGACGGAACGATTTTACTCTGACAGAGGCGGCAAAAATTACGTTGGGTCAGCGCATTGAAAAAGCGCAAGTAGACGAGACGTTTGGCAATGCACGGGCAGTCACTAATATCGTACTCGATGCGATCTTTGCCAAAGGGCGCGAGACAGACGGTAAGGAACTGAAATGGGATGACTTTACGATTCTGAAACCCGAGGATGTACGTGGCTTCGATCCGCCGCAAACAGAAAGAAATGCGGAAGCTCGACTGCAAGCGTTGATTGGTCTTGCTCAAGTGAAGACGGAGCTGAAAAAAATCGCTGCGTATGTGTCTGTCCAGCAAGAACGCGAAGCTAGAGGCTTGCCGAAAAGTCCGATTGAACTGCATGCCGTCTTTACTGGAAATCCAGGAACAGGGAAGACGACAGTGGCACAGCTGTATGCGAAGATTTTACAAGAAATCGGCTATTTGAAACGCGGTCATCTTGTTACAGCGAGTAGAGCCGACTTGGTAGCGGGGTATGTCGGACAGACCGCAGCGCTTACACGACGAAAAGTTCGCGAAGCGTTGGGTGGCGTCTTGTTTATCGATGAAGCGTATTCGCTGCTGGGCGGAGGAGAGCGAGATTTTGGGCAGGAAGCGGTTGATACGCTCGTAGAGGAGATGACCAAACACGAAGAGAATCTGGTCGTGGTCCTCGCAGGCTACCCTCTCGAAATGAATACGTTAATGATGAGCAACCCTGGACTTTTGTCGCGTTTTAAAAAATACATTGCGTTCCCAGACTACACCGTGAAGGAACTCGTGCACATTCTTGAACAGGCTGCATGTGAGGTGGGGTATGCGATTGAGAAGACCGTGCTGGAAAAGATCTCACAGTCTTTGGAAAAAGCAGTCAGTGATCATCGATTGAATGGCAACGGTCGTTTTAGCCATAACCTGTTGCAAGAGGCGATCCAAAACCAGGCTGTACGACTGATGGATATTCCGAAGCAGGAATGGAATCAGGAAATGCTGATGCAGTTGGCATGGGCCGATTTTCAACCGCTATTACAGTGGACAGTAGAAGAAAATGGGGCAAAAAATTAG